From a single Gemmatimonadales bacterium genomic region:
- a CDS encoding antibiotic biosynthesis monooxygenase — protein sequence MFARIGTWQGSRDELERWIARAREEVKPTIRQDPGLEAAYWLVDRDGGKGLIVTLWESEEAMRASEQARLRRQTATSAATGARVTTDRYEVVDYVRRPCRF from the coding sequence GTGTTCGCGCGAATCGGCACGTGGCAGGGATCGCGCGACGAGCTGGAGCGCTGGATCGCGCGCGCGCGTGAAGAGGTCAAGCCGACTATCCGCCAGGATCCTGGGCTTGAAGCCGCCTACTGGCTCGTCGACCGCGACGGCGGCAAGGGGCTGATCGTGACGCTCTGGGAGAGCGAGGAGGCGATGCGAGCGAGCGAGCAGGCGCGGCTCCGAAGACAGACGGCCACGTCGGCAGCCACGGGGGCCAGGGTGACGACGGACCGGTACGAGGTCGTCGACTACG